Proteins encoded by one window of Burkholderia plantarii:
- a CDS encoding MFS transporter: protein MQTSLDNRPSLTGTAPAATAPAPARTDYPVLGAISFSHLLNDMIQSLILAIYPMLKADFTLSFAQIGLITLTYQITASLLQPLVGLYTDKRPMPFSLPVGMGFTLSGLLLMSVAPSFGLLLVAAALVGCGSSVFHPESSRVARMASGGRHGLAQSLFQVGGNAGSSLGPLLAALVIIPHGRHSIAWVSVAALVAIVVLTQIGRWYQRQPARQKKAAGTRHASLSSRQVAFALAVLMMLVFSKYFYLASINSYFTFYLIDKFHLSVQTAQLHLFIFLAAVAAGTVIGGPIGDRIGRKYVIWTSILGVAPFTLALPHANLFWTSVLTVIIGLVLASAFSAILVYAQELIPGKVGTVAGLFFGLSFGMGGIGAAVLGDLADVKGVSYVYQLCAYLPLLGVLTVLLPDVEGKKAARRAA from the coding sequence ATGCAAACCAGTCTCGACAACCGCCCGTCCCTGACCGGCACCGCCCCCGCCGCCACGGCGCCGGCCCCCGCGCGCACCGATTACCCGGTGCTCGGCGCGATCAGCTTCTCGCACCTGCTCAACGACATGATCCAGTCGTTGATCCTCGCGATCTATCCGATGCTGAAGGCCGACTTCACGCTGTCGTTCGCGCAGATCGGCCTGATCACGCTCACTTACCAGATCACCGCCTCGCTGCTGCAGCCGCTCGTCGGGCTCTATACCGACAAGCGGCCGATGCCGTTCTCGCTGCCGGTGGGCATGGGCTTCACGCTCTCGGGGCTGCTGCTGATGTCGGTCGCGCCGAGCTTCGGGCTACTGCTGGTGGCCGCGGCGCTGGTCGGCTGCGGCTCCTCGGTATTCCATCCGGAATCGTCGCGGGTCGCGCGGATGGCCTCGGGCGGCCGCCACGGCCTCGCCCAGTCGCTGTTCCAGGTCGGCGGCAACGCCGGCTCCTCGCTCGGGCCGCTGCTCGCCGCGCTCGTGATCATCCCGCACGGGCGGCACAGCATCGCCTGGGTGTCGGTGGCCGCGCTGGTGGCGATCGTCGTGCTGACCCAGATCGGCCGCTGGTACCAGCGCCAGCCGGCGCGCCAGAAGAAGGCGGCCGGCACGCGCCACGCGTCGCTGTCGTCGCGGCAGGTCGCGTTCGCGCTCGCCGTGCTGATGATGCTGGTGTTCTCGAAGTACTTTTACCTGGCCAGCATCAACAGCTACTTCACCTTCTACCTGATCGACAAGTTCCACCTGAGCGTGCAGACCGCCCAGCTGCACCTGTTCATCTTCCTCGCGGCGGTGGCGGCCGGCACCGTGATCGGCGGCCCGATCGGCGACCGCATCGGCCGCAAGTACGTGATCTGGACCTCGATCCTCGGCGTCGCGCCGTTCACGCTCGCGCTGCCGCACGCGAACCTGTTCTGGACCAGCGTGCTGACCGTGATCATCGGGCTGGTGCTGGCCTCGGCGTTCTCGGCGATCCTCGTCTACGCGCAGGAACTGATTCCCGGCAAGGTCGGGACCGTGGCGGGCCTGTTCTTCGGGCTCTCGTTCGGGATGGGCGGGATCGGCGCGGCCGTGCTCGGCGACCTCGCCGACGTGAAGGGCGTGAGCTACGTCTACCAGCTCTGCGCGTACCTGCCGCTGCTCGGCGTGCTGACGGTGCTGCTGCCCGACGTGGAAGGGAAAAAGGCGGCGAGGCGCGCCGCCTGA
- a CDS encoding methyl-accepting chemotaxis protein, whose translation MMGISLRARPGTDRDTAGAAASAARTHGKRASRRAGGEPARAWSVRTTLYAAFAVVLIGTLAIGLFSLWQISKLDASIGSVYEQGHVASNAAESVRAHLLRASRAQKMLLTATTAKERDDLGNDIEQALTGITTEVTVLQRYTAPAEHSTLDPFTKAVAGWSGHLRDFVTLIKQQPLDLSQMNWQVGTQDVSLLVETGKLEKQVDALVASRGEAAKATRDASTARFHASFLMIAAMTAALIVVAIVIATWVVRRLGVQLGGEPATAKTIAAGIAHGDLSRHVTLSKHDRGSVLHALDEMQRQLAGTVREIAASAEAIASASSEISTGNLDLSQRTEQQAVALERTSSSMSQLTSTVHQNAENARQASALAQNASDVAEQGGSVVSRVVETMNEIDASAKSIRDIIGTIEGIAFQTNILALNAAVEAARAGENGRGFSVVASEVRSLAQRSATAAKEIRQLIGASVERVANGAQLATDAGQTMEEVVRAVRRVTDIIGEISAASTEQSAGIDEIGRAVEQMDAGTQQNAALVEQAAAAARSLDEQAQALKALVGHFRLAA comes from the coding sequence ATGATGGGAATTTCGCTGCGCGCTCGACCGGGAACGGACCGCGACACGGCGGGCGCGGCGGCGTCTGCCGCGCGGACCCACGGAAAACGCGCGTCGCGGCGCGCGGGCGGAGAGCCCGCGCGCGCGTGGTCGGTGCGTACGACGCTGTACGCCGCGTTCGCGGTGGTGCTGATCGGCACGCTGGCGATCGGGCTGTTCTCGCTATGGCAGATCAGCAAGCTCGACGCCTCGATCGGCTCGGTCTACGAGCAGGGCCACGTGGCGAGCAACGCGGCCGAGTCGGTGCGGGCGCATCTTCTGCGCGCGAGCCGCGCCCAGAAGATGCTGCTCACCGCGACCACCGCGAAGGAGCGTGACGATCTCGGCAACGACATCGAACAGGCGCTCACCGGCATCACGACCGAGGTCACCGTGCTGCAGCGCTACACGGCGCCGGCCGAGCACTCCACGCTCGACCCGTTCACCAAGGCGGTGGCGGGCTGGAGCGGGCACCTGCGCGATTTTGTGACGCTCATCAAGCAGCAGCCGCTCGACCTGTCGCAGATGAACTGGCAGGTCGGCACCCAGGACGTCTCGCTGTTGGTCGAGACCGGCAAGCTCGAGAAGCAGGTGGACGCGCTGGTCGCCTCGCGCGGCGAGGCCGCCAAGGCCACGCGTGACGCGTCCACCGCGCGCTTCCATGCCTCGTTCCTGATGATCGCGGCGATGACGGCCGCGCTGATCGTGGTGGCGATCGTGATCGCCACCTGGGTGGTGCGCCGGCTCGGCGTGCAGCTCGGCGGCGAGCCCGCCACGGCCAAGACCATCGCGGCCGGCATCGCGCACGGCGACCTGTCGCGCCACGTCACGCTGTCCAAGCACGATCGCGGCAGCGTGCTGCACGCGCTCGACGAGATGCAGCGCCAGCTGGCCGGCACGGTGCGCGAGATCGCGGCCAGCGCCGAGGCGATCGCCTCGGCCTCGAGCGAGATCTCGACCGGCAACCTCGACCTGTCGCAGCGCACCGAGCAGCAGGCGGTCGCGCTCGAACGGACCTCGTCGAGCATGTCGCAGCTGACCTCCACGGTCCACCAGAACGCCGAGAACGCGCGGCAGGCCAGCGCGCTCGCGCAGAACGCGTCGGACGTGGCCGAGCAGGGCGGCTCGGTGGTCAGCCGCGTGGTGGAAACCATGAACGAGATCGACGCGAGCGCGAAGAGCATTCGCGACATCATCGGCACGATCGAGGGCATCGCGTTCCAGACCAACATCCTCGCGCTGAACGCGGCGGTGGAAGCGGCACGGGCCGGCGAGAACGGCCGCGGCTTCTCGGTGGTGGCGAGCGAGGTGCGATCGCTCGCGCAGCGCTCGGCAACGGCCGCCAAGGAGATCCGCCAGCTGATCGGCGCCTCGGTCGAGCGCGTCGCCAACGGCGCGCAGCTCGCGACCGACGCCGGTCAGACGATGGAGGAAGTGGTGCGCGCGGTACGGCGCGTGACCGACATCATCGGCGAGATCTCGGCGGCCTCGACCGAGCAGAGCGCCGGGATCGACGAGATCGGTCGCGCGGTCGAGCAGATGGACGCGGGCACCCAGCAGAACGCGGCGCTGGTCGAGCAGGCGGCCGCCGCGGCGCGCTCGCTCGACGAGCAGGCGCAGGCGCTGAAGGCGCTGGTCGGGCACTTCCGGCTCGCCGCCTGA
- a CDS encoding HlyD family secretion protein: MLLRKLIGFVATAVILVIAILIGQRLWVHYMDEPWTRDGRVRADIVNVAPDVSGAVVELPVRDNQFVHKGDLIMQIDPSHYAIAVEQARAAVAARAAELQMRRADAARRADLDAAVVSKENRENAAQSASGAAAQYQQALAALDAAQLNLARTRVVAPVDGYITNLNVFRGDYATAGNAKLAIIDSHSFWVYGYFEETKLPRVRIGAQAEMRLMSGGVLKGHVDSISRGIYDRDNPQSRDLVADVNPTFNWVRLAQRVPVRIHIDQVPDGVVLSAGTTCTVIVDEHKPVVPVTPDASAAPASASASASATAAASSTAPAKR; encoded by the coding sequence ATGCTACTGAGAAAACTCATCGGCTTCGTCGCGACAGCCGTCATCCTCGTGATCGCGATCCTGATCGGCCAGCGGCTGTGGGTCCATTACATGGACGAGCCGTGGACCCGCGACGGCCGCGTGCGCGCCGACATCGTCAACGTCGCGCCCGACGTGTCGGGCGCCGTGGTCGAGCTGCCCGTGCGCGACAACCAGTTCGTCCACAAGGGCGACCTGATCATGCAGATCGACCCGTCGCACTACGCGATCGCCGTCGAGCAGGCCAGGGCCGCCGTCGCCGCGCGCGCCGCCGAGCTGCAGATGCGCCGCGCCGACGCCGCGCGCCGCGCCGATCTCGATGCCGCCGTGGTGTCGAAGGAAAACCGCGAGAACGCGGCGCAGTCGGCCTCGGGCGCCGCCGCGCAATACCAGCAGGCGCTCGCCGCGCTCGACGCCGCGCAGCTGAACCTCGCCCGCACGCGCGTGGTGGCGCCGGTGGACGGCTACATCACGAACCTGAACGTGTTCCGCGGCGACTACGCGACGGCCGGCAACGCCAAGCTCGCGATCATCGACAGCCACTCGTTCTGGGTGTACGGCTATTTCGAGGAAACCAAGCTGCCGCGCGTGCGGATCGGTGCGCAGGCCGAGATGCGGCTGATGAGCGGTGGCGTGCTGAAAGGCCATGTCGACAGCATCTCGCGCGGCATCTACGATCGCGACAACCCGCAGAGCCGCGACCTGGTGGCCGACGTGAATCCCACCTTCAACTGGGTGCGGCTCGCGCAGCGCGTGCCGGTGCGCATCCATATCGACCAGGTGCCCGACGGCGTGGTGCTGTCGGCCGGCACGACCTGCACGGTGATCGTCGACGAGCACAAGCCGGTGGTGCCGGTCACGCCCGACGCCTCGGCTGCACCGGCCTCCGCCAGCGCGTCGGCTTCGGCCACCGCAGCGGCCTCGTCCACCGCGCCGGCCAAGCGCTGA
- a CDS encoding DUF1656 domain-containing protein: MMPREIAVLDAYMPTIVLMFIVGAILTWIVDRLLSFTGLYRVVWHPSLFRASLLVCICGGLSLAVYR, encoded by the coding sequence ATGATGCCGCGTGAAATCGCCGTCCTCGACGCGTACATGCCGACCATCGTGCTGATGTTCATCGTCGGCGCGATCCTCACCTGGATCGTCGACCGGCTGCTGTCGTTCACCGGCCTGTATCGCGTGGTCTGGCATCCGTCGCTGTTCCGCGCCAGCCTGCTCGTCTGCATCTGCGGCGGCCTGAGCCTCGCCGTCTATCGTTGA
- a CDS encoding FUSC family protein yields MSAPSSSRHAPPPPGHSRLAVLGSAVADWTRTDGNAWLYVAKALTAAFIALGVSMVLDLPAPKTAMTTVFIVMQPQSGAVLAKSFYRLLGTLVGLIATLTLVGLFPQQPVLFLVALALWIAVCNAGATRNRNFRSYGFLLAGYTAALIGLPASQQPDTAFMSALTRVAEIVVGILSAGLVSALVFPRYTGEQMRTTLRRRFASFVDYVAAVLSGKLERAHIESVHTSFVADVIGFEAARSMAVFENHEQRSRNGRLSRLNSEFMMVSSRFHALHQLMNRLRESHDAAAVVALEPYYREIAPLLEPDGEPVRTAADAARAAGPLRAYRDALPARIRATRAQLETQPDFPLLDFDTAAELLYRFVSDLHDYAATYGSLASETHEREHWIEHFEPKTNLTASLIAGIRTATVILILGWFWIASAWPSGVMLVLNAAATCALVSISPRPSAMSIQMGLGATLGVLMGMLLMFGIYPRIDGFPMLCVALTPLLSIGLWLTTRPKTGAHGMGYLIFFSFLAGPDNITQYAPTEFLNNGLAILLSMLVSAVAFAVLIPPTAPWLKRRLFADLRRQVVLACRGRLGGSLRARFESGTRDLMHQAHTLSADQPGVQREALRWMFAVLEIGNAIIDLRHEFAGLPPDPRYAATMPWRIAVHRTRVTIAALFVRPTPARFDAALAANVEAIAATRQAIDTFAPPAEDRHRMERVLRHLHFVRTALLDRESPLAALDGHAGAPLNPGVQS; encoded by the coding sequence ATGTCCGCTCCCTCGTCATCCCGCCACGCCCCGCCGCCGCCCGGCCACTCGCGCCTCGCCGTGCTGGGCTCGGCCGTCGCCGACTGGACGCGCACCGACGGCAACGCGTGGCTCTACGTCGCCAAGGCGCTCACGGCGGCCTTCATCGCGCTCGGCGTGTCGATGGTGCTCGACCTGCCCGCGCCGAAGACGGCCATGACCACCGTCTTCATCGTGATGCAGCCGCAAAGCGGCGCGGTGCTCGCCAAGAGCTTCTACCGGCTGCTGGGCACGCTGGTCGGCCTCATCGCGACGCTGACCCTGGTCGGCCTGTTTCCGCAGCAGCCGGTGCTGTTCCTGGTCGCGCTGGCGCTGTGGATCGCGGTCTGCAACGCCGGCGCCACGCGCAACCGCAACTTCCGCAGCTACGGCTTCCTGCTGGCCGGCTACACCGCCGCGCTGATCGGCCTGCCCGCCTCGCAGCAGCCCGACACGGCGTTCATGAGCGCGCTCACGCGGGTGGCCGAGATCGTGGTGGGGATCCTGTCGGCCGGCCTCGTCAGCGCGCTGGTGTTCCCGCGCTACACGGGCGAGCAGATGCGCACCACGCTGCGCCGGCGCTTCGCCTCGTTCGTCGATTACGTCGCCGCGGTGCTGTCCGGCAAGCTTGAGCGCGCGCACATCGAGAGCGTGCATACGAGTTTCGTGGCCGACGTGATCGGCTTCGAGGCCGCCCGCAGCATGGCCGTGTTCGAGAACCACGAACAGCGCTCGCGCAACGGCCGGCTGTCGCGCCTGAACAGTGAATTCATGATGGTGTCGAGCCGCTTTCACGCGCTGCACCAGTTGATGAACCGCCTGCGCGAGTCGCACGATGCGGCCGCCGTGGTCGCGCTGGAGCCGTACTACCGCGAGATCGCGCCGCTGCTCGAACCCGACGGCGAGCCGGTACGCACCGCCGCCGACGCCGCGCGCGCGGCCGGCCCGCTGCGCGCCTATCGCGACGCGCTGCCGGCGCGGATCCGCGCGACGCGCGCGCAGCTCGAGACGCAGCCCGATTTCCCGCTGCTCGATTTCGACACGGCCGCCGAGCTGCTCTACCGCTTCGTCTCGGACCTGCACGACTACGCCGCCACCTACGGCTCGCTCGCGAGCGAAACGCACGAGCGCGAGCACTGGATCGAGCACTTCGAGCCGAAGACCAACCTGACCGCCTCGCTGATCGCCGGCATCCGCACCGCGACCGTGATCCTGATCCTCGGCTGGTTCTGGATCGCCAGCGCCTGGCCGAGCGGCGTGATGCTGGTGCTGAACGCGGCGGCCACCTGCGCGCTGGTGTCGATCTCGCCGCGACCGAGCGCGATGTCGATCCAGATGGGCCTGGGCGCAACGCTCGGCGTGCTGATGGGCATGCTGCTGATGTTCGGCATCTATCCGCGCATCGACGGCTTCCCGATGCTGTGCGTGGCGCTCACGCCGCTGCTGTCGATCGGCCTCTGGCTGACCACGCGGCCGAAGACGGGCGCGCACGGGATGGGCTACCTGATCTTCTTCAGCTTCCTGGCCGGCCCCGACAACATCACGCAGTACGCGCCCACCGAGTTCCTCAACAACGGCCTCGCGATCCTGCTGTCGATGCTGGTGTCGGCGGTGGCGTTCGCGGTGCTGATCCCGCCCACGGCGCCGTGGCTCAAGCGCCGGCTGTTCGCCGACCTGCGCCGGCAGGTGGTGCTGGCCTGCCGCGGGCGGCTGGGCGGCAGCCTGCGCGCTCGCTTCGAAAGCGGCACGCGCGACCTGATGCATCAGGCCCACACGCTGTCGGCCGACCAGCCGGGCGTGCAGCGCGAGGCGCTGCGCTGGATGTTCGCGGTGCTCGAGATCGGCAACGCGATCATCGACCTGCGCCACGAGTTCGCCGGGCTGCCGCCCGATCCGCGCTACGCGGCCACCATGCCATGGCGCATCGCCGTCCACCGCACCCGCGTGACGATCGCCGCGCTGTTCGTCCGGCCCACGCCGGCGCGCTTCGACGCCGCGCTGGCCGCCAACGTCGAAGCGATCGCCGCGACCCGCCAGGCCATCGACACGTTCGCGCCGCCCGCCGAGGACCGGCACCGTATGGAGCGGGTCCTCCGTCACCTGCATTTCGTGCGCACCGCGCTGCTCGACCGCGAATCGCCGCTGGCGGCGCTCGACGGCCACGCGGGCGCGCCGCTCAACCCGGGAGTCCAATCATGA
- a CDS encoding efflux transporter outer membrane subunit — protein sequence MSGSSLSEWEKIVQSRATKGTFALAVLAMLLTMAGCASMGHVEPQASKVEASALDAGAAIRAANHDAGWPNADWWRAYGDPQLDAWIASAQAGNPSLAAAQARVRQAQAVASVAHADELPQLDGELALQRKHWPDDYFYGPGTLANSNTWNNSGTLNLSYHLDLWGKDKNNAERALDAARAQAADARAARLELEVNVTRTYIELAKNFALLDIAHQAYDRQNELLELARKRLRAGIGTQLEVSQAEAPLPDYSRQIDSIEEAVQLGRHQLAALAGKGPGAGDALTRPTLSLTAPAGLPSALPAELIGRRPDVVAARWLVDAQARGIDVAKAQFYPNVDLLASLGGFGVGSAFAGFLRSMNGGWSAGPALTLPIFEGGRLRAQLGAASAGYDEAVDHYNQTLVSALKDIADDVVRIRSLDTQREDAARSVSLTRRTFDLSHQGFKRGLTDYVNVLVAQSQLLRAQENRTRIEAERLAAHASLMAALGGGLETPDDAPAQAAAPAVASPAVAASSAAGSGASAPVAASAPTAPRPAAPKAVVRHARPATGEAGRAASSTASPAVSPAPATAAPARATVPAAH from the coding sequence ATGTCCGGGTCATCTTTATCCGAATGGGAGAAAATCGTGCAGTCTCGGGCAACAAAAGGGACATTCGCACTGGCGGTTCTTGCAATGTTATTAACAATGGCTGGATGCGCGAGCATGGGTCATGTTGAGCCGCAGGCGTCGAAAGTCGAGGCGTCCGCACTCGATGCGGGAGCCGCCATCCGCGCCGCCAACCACGACGCGGGCTGGCCGAATGCCGACTGGTGGCGCGCCTATGGCGACCCGCAACTTGACGCATGGATTGCGAGCGCACAAGCGGGCAATCCGTCGCTGGCCGCCGCGCAGGCGCGCGTGCGCCAGGCGCAGGCGGTGGCGAGCGTCGCGCACGCCGACGAGCTGCCGCAGCTCGACGGCGAACTCGCGCTGCAGCGCAAGCACTGGCCCGACGATTATTTCTACGGGCCGGGCACGCTCGCCAACAGCAACACCTGGAACAACAGCGGCACGCTGAACCTGTCCTATCACCTCGACCTGTGGGGCAAGGACAAGAACAACGCCGAGCGCGCGCTCGACGCGGCGCGGGCCCAGGCGGCCGACGCGCGCGCCGCGCGGCTCGAACTCGAGGTCAACGTCACGCGCACCTACATCGAGCTGGCGAAGAACTTCGCGCTACTCGACATCGCCCACCAGGCCTACGACCGCCAGAACGAACTGCTCGAACTCGCCCGCAAGCGCCTGCGCGCCGGCATCGGTACCCAGCTCGAGGTCAGCCAGGCCGAGGCGCCGCTGCCCGACTACTCGCGGCAGATCGACAGCATCGAGGAAGCCGTGCAGCTCGGCCGCCACCAACTGGCCGCGCTGGCCGGCAAGGGTCCCGGCGCGGGTGATGCGCTGACGCGCCCGACGCTGTCGCTGACGGCGCCGGCGGGCCTGCCCTCGGCGCTGCCGGCCGAGCTGATCGGCCGACGCCCCGACGTGGTGGCCGCGCGCTGGCTGGTCGACGCGCAGGCGCGCGGGATCGACGTGGCGAAGGCGCAGTTCTATCCGAACGTCGACCTGCTCGCCTCGCTGGGCGGCTTCGGCGTCGGCTCCGCGTTCGCCGGCTTCCTGCGTTCGATGAACGGCGGCTGGTCGGCCGGCCCCGCGCTGACGCTGCCGATCTTCGAGGGCGGGCGGCTGCGCGCGCAGCTGGGCGCCGCCTCGGCCGGCTACGACGAGGCCGTCGACCACTACAACCAGACGCTCGTCTCGGCGCTGAAGGACATCGCCGACGACGTCGTGCGGATCCGTTCGCTCGACACGCAGCGCGAGGACGCGGCCCGCTCGGTGTCGCTCACGCGCCGTACCTTCGATCTCTCGCACCAGGGCTTCAAGCGCGGGCTGACCGACTACGTGAACGTGCTGGTCGCGCAATCGCAGCTGCTGCGCGCGCAGGAGAACCGCACGCGCATCGAGGCCGAACGGCTCGCCGCGCATGCATCGCTGATGGCCGCGCTCGGCGGCGGGCTCGAAACGCCCGACGACGCGCCGGCGCAGGCCGCGGCGCCGGCGGTCGCCTCGCCCGCTGTCGCTGCTTCGTCGGCGGCCGGATCCGGCGCGTCGGCCCCCGTCGCGGCGAGCGCGCCGACGGCCCCGCGGCCGGCCGCGCCGAAAGCGGTCGTCCGGCACGCGCGCCCCGCCACCGGCGAAGCGGGCCGCGCCGCCTCGTCAACCGCTTCGCCGGCGGTTTCACCAGCCCCGGCAACCGCCGCCCCCGCCCGCGCCACCGTGCCGGCCGCCCACTGA
- a CDS encoding LysR family transcriptional regulator, which produces MDTLQNMRVFVRVVDAGSFTAAAQQLNSTTAYASRAVSDLEAHLRTRLLNRTTRRIALTEAGERYLQRCEQILAYVDQAEAEAGDAHARPSGKLRIHSMTSLGQHYAVPMIARYRQRYPEVQVDLTLAQRLPDLLDEGFDVSVVVDRHLPDSGLVSQRLGETFNVACASVDYLERHGVPQRPQDLDAHACLGMMAPGFVWDEWKFVGPAGEEHFPVTQPSFCVNVAEALSAAIREGMGVGVLPLYTAIAGLRAGHFVRVMPEYRSHVMNIYALYPSRQYLDAKIRTWVDFMRESLPATIEADIETLQRYTRVT; this is translated from the coding sequence ATGGATACGCTTCAGAACATGCGTGTATTCGTGCGCGTGGTCGATGCGGGCAGCTTCACCGCGGCCGCTCAACAGCTGAATTCGACCACCGCCTACGCCTCGCGCGCGGTGTCGGATCTGGAGGCGCACCTGCGCACTCGTCTGCTGAATCGCACCACGCGCCGGATCGCGCTGACCGAGGCCGGCGAGCGCTACCTGCAGCGCTGCGAGCAGATCCTCGCCTACGTCGATCAGGCCGAAGCGGAGGCGGGCGATGCGCACGCGCGTCCGTCGGGCAAGCTGAGGATCCACAGCATGACCAGCCTTGGTCAACATTATGCAGTACCAATGATTGCGCGCTACAGGCAGCGTTATCCCGAGGTGCAGGTGGACCTGACGCTCGCGCAGCGGCTGCCCGACCTGCTCGACGAGGGCTTCGACGTGTCGGTGGTGGTCGACCGCCACCTGCCCGATTCCGGGCTGGTCTCGCAGCGCCTCGGCGAAACCTTCAACGTCGCCTGCGCGTCGGTCGACTATCTCGAGCGCCACGGCGTGCCGCAGCGGCCGCAGGACCTTGACGCGCACGCCTGTCTCGGCATGATGGCGCCCGGCTTCGTCTGGGACGAGTGGAAGTTCGTCGGGCCGGCGGGCGAGGAGCATTTTCCCGTCACCCAGCCGTCGTTTTGCGTCAACGTGGCCGAGGCGCTGTCGGCGGCGATCCGCGAGGGCATGGGGGTGGGCGTGCTGCCGCTCTACACGGCGATCGCCGGCCTGCGCGCCGGCCACTTCGTGCGTGTGATGCCCGAATATCGTTCGCATGTGATGAACATCTACGCGCTGTATCCGTCGCGTCAGTATCTCGACGCGAAGATCCGCACCTGGGTCGACTTCATGCGCGAGTCGCTGCCGGCCACCATCGAGGCCGACATCGAGACGCTGCAGCGCTACACGCGCGTGACCTGA
- a CDS encoding metallophosphoesterase, which yields MRVRVLSDLHLEGNRPEAIPGAPADLVVLAGDIHNHAEGLRWAAGSFDAEVPVVYVPGNHEYYDGAFGALEAAMRDTAGALDGVHYLNRDVYEDPAGRFRVLGTTLWTDFALFGADPAARDRAMTACARAMFDFNGAIQVDWAAAGAPGPDTPAGASRALTPADTLALHRAACAWLETELKKPWAGATIVVTHHAPHRASLAPRYADDIVSAGFVSELDALVAPPVALWVHGHTHTSFDYTAASGTRVVCNPRGYLRRRTGEWENPEFAWDKVVTL from the coding sequence ATCCGCGTCCGCGTGCTGTCCGACCTGCACCTCGAGGGCAACCGGCCCGAGGCGATTCCCGGCGCGCCGGCCGACCTGGTGGTGCTGGCCGGCGACATCCACAACCACGCCGAGGGCCTGCGCTGGGCCGCCGGGAGCTTCGATGCCGAGGTGCCGGTGGTCTACGTGCCGGGCAATCACGAGTATTACGACGGCGCGTTCGGCGCGCTCGAGGCCGCGATGCGCGACACCGCCGGCGCGCTCGATGGCGTCCATTACCTGAACCGCGACGTCTATGAAGACCCGGCCGGGCGCTTTCGCGTGCTCGGCACCACGCTCTGGACCGATTTCGCGCTGTTCGGCGCCGACCCCGCCGCGCGCGACCGGGCCATGACGGCCTGCGCACGGGCGATGTTCGATTTCAACGGAGCGATCCAGGTGGACTGGGCCGCCGCCGGCGCACCCGGCCCGGACACGCCGGCTGGCGCCTCGCGCGCGCTGACGCCGGCCGACACGCTCGCGCTGCACCGCGCCGCCTGCGCCTGGCTCGAGACGGAGCTGAAGAAGCCATGGGCCGGCGCGACGATCGTCGTCACGCACCACGCGCCGCACCGCGCGAGCCTCGCACCGCGCTATGCCGACGACATTGTTTCGGCCGGCTTCGTCAGCGAGCTGGACGCGCTGGTCGCGCCGCCCGTCGCGCTGTGGGTCCATGGCCACACCCACACCTCGTTCGACTACACGGCGGCGAGCGGCACGCGCGTGGTCTGCAACCCGCGCGGCTACCTGCGCCGCCGCACCGGGGAATGGGAGAACCCCGAGTTCGCCTGGGACAAGGTCGTCACGCTCTGA